A genomic window from Silene latifolia isolate original U9 population chromosome Y, ASM4854445v1, whole genome shotgun sequence includes:
- the LOC141630023 gene encoding uncharacterized protein LOC141630023, whose amino-acid sequence MGGLLTSTASSTVSPSATEVNRESVTKSEQNEKPKKKICCACPDTKKLRDECIVEHGEGACSKLIEAHKQCLRAEGFNG is encoded by the coding sequence ATGGGAGGCTTGCTGACATCAACAGCATCTTCCACGGTAAGTCCCTCAGCAACTGAAGTGAACCGGGAATCTGTCACGAAGTCTGAGCAAAATGAAAAACCAAAGAAGAAGATATGCTGTGCATGCCCAGATACAAAGAAACTACGTGACGAATGTATAGTCGAGCATGGTGAGGGTGCATGTTCCAAGTTGATCGAGGCTCATAAACAATGCCTACGGGCAGAGGGTTTTAATGGCTAA
- the LOC141634412 gene encoding protein WEAK CHLOROPLAST MOVEMENT UNDER BLUE LIGHT 1-like, producing the protein MGTEIEVQHIPMVQSEEESSTKSPSEISGTTNGIKEHEKLVDESSQQGLKEDSSLSQPYSDGLLDDHIDSGSGMEASMHDATTGNKVSNQGDAATNVQVARIIIGTGDPVSPSNLTSEYDLDRILIDTTAPFESVKEAVSKFGGIIDWKAHKVQTVERRKIIERELVKVQQEIPLYKEQSEKAEQSKIQTLQDLENTKRLIEDLKLNLERAQTEERQAKQDSELAHLRVEEMEQGIAHEASVAAKTQLEVAKARHEAAIADLKAVKDELQKLRDDHAILLTEKDDAVKKAKDAVNESKEDEKTVENLTVELISTKELLESAHAAHLEAEEHRIGAIMAKDQDKLTREKELTQAEEDLAKLNMQIESAKDLKSKLNTASTLLADLKAELAAYMESKIIQEVTGDKTHAGLQSAVAAANKELEEVKVHIEKATDEVNCLKLAATSLKLELEKEKLELDNLRQREGMASIAISSLEAELERIKSEIGVVQAIEKEARGEMMELPKQLQLASEEANVAKSAVELAREELRKAKEEAEQAKAGANTMESRLLAAQKEIDAAKASERLAMAAIKALQESGATQIVSNDEDTSLGVTLSLEEYYALSKCAHEAEDEANMKVTAAMSQIDVAKASELRSLTQLEEANREVEERKEALKIAEEKAEKTTEGKLGVELELRKWRAENGQRRKAGELGPSSVNSPRKSIEEGQGVKGIKRLSDSSIYGQEIKIERVVDSNSPHVPFGQGLGLKNLAQIANPTGSSQQSTTPTSFSDESVNSPKGTFGNSTKGTFGQSNTMKKKRRSLFPRFFMFLARRKSSSKNS; encoded by the exons ATGGGTACTGAAATAGAAGTTCAACATATTCCAATGGTTCAATCTGAGGAAGAATCCAGCACTAAATCTCCAAG TGAAATTTCTGGTACAACAAATGGCATAAAAGAGCATGAAAAATTGGTAGATGAATCATCTCAGCAAGGTTTGAAGGAAGATAGCAGTTTATCACAACCTTATTCTGATGGACTATTGGATGATCACATTGATTCAG GTTCTGGAATGGAAGCTTCTATGCATGATGCTACGACAGGCAATAAAGTTTCCAATCAGGGAGATGCAGCCACCAATGTCCAGGTTGCGCGGATTATAATTGGCACTGGAGATCCTGTTAGCCCCTCAAACCTCACTTCAGAATACGACTTAGACAGGATTCTTATTGATACAACTGCACCATTTGAATCTGTCAAAGAAGCTGTTTCCAAGTTTGGTGGCATTATTGATTGGAAGGCTCATAAAGTTCAGACTGTTGAG AGGCGCAAAATCATTGAACGAGAACTCGTGAAGGTGCAGCAGGAGATCCCTCTGTATAAAGAACAGTCGGAGAAAGCTGAGCAATCAAAGATCCAAACCCTTCAGGATTTGGAAAACACTAAGAGACTTATTGAAGATTTGAAGCTAAACTTGGAAAGAGCACAAACAGAAGAGCGTCAAGCAAAACAAGATTCTGAGCTTGCCCATCTTAGAGTGGAAGAGATGGAACAAGGGATTGCTCATGAGGCTAGTGTGGCTGCTAAAACACAGCTTGAAGTGGCTAAAGCCCGGCATGAAGCTGCCATTGCTGATCTAAAAGCTGTCAAAGATGAGTTGCAAAAACTACGAGATGATCATGCAATTTTATTGACCGAGAAAGATGATGCTGTAAAGAAAGCTAAAGATGCTGTTAATGAATCCAAGGAGGATGAGAAGACTGTCGAGAACCTTACAGTAGAATTAATTTCTACCAAAGAATTGTTGGAGTCAGCTCATGCTGCCCATTTGGAAGCTGAGGAACACCGAATTGGAGCAATTATGGCGAAGGACCAAGATAAGCTCACTAGGGAAAAGGAACTGACGCAGGCAGAAGAGGATTTGGCAAAATTAAATATGCAAATAGAATCAGCCAAGGATCTAAAATCAAAACTAAACACGGCATCTACTTTGCTTGCTGACTTAAAAGCTGAGCTGGCAGCTTACATGGAATCAAAAATCATTCAAGAAGTCACTGGTGACAAAACTCATGCCGGGTTGCAGTCAGCAGTTGCTGCTGCCAATAAAGAGCTTGAAGAGGTGAAGGTTCACATTGAAAAAGCAACTGATGAAGTGAACTGCTTGAAGTTGGCAGCCACATCATTAAAGTTGGAACTCGAGAAGGAAAAGTTGGAGCTGGACAACTTAAGACAAAGAGAAGGTATGGCTTCAATTGCAATTTCATCTCTTGAAGCCGAGTTAGAAAGGATAAAGTCAGAAATAGGTGTAGTTCAGGCAATCGAAAAGGAAGCTAGAGGGGAAATGATGGAGTTGCCTAAGCAATTGCAGCTTGCATCTGAAGAAGCCAATGTGGCCAAATCGGCTGTTGAATTGGCTCGTGAAGAGTTGAGGAAGGCGAAGGAGGAGGCCGAGCAAGCTAAAGCTGGGGCGAACACGATGGAGAGCCGGCTGCTTGCAGCTCAAAAGGAAATAGATGCTGCTAAAGCTTCAGAGAGGCTAGCCATGGCTGCAATTAAAGCATTACAAGAAAGTGGAGCAACCCAAATTGTTAGTAATGATGAGGATACTTCTCTTGGGGTCACACTTTCCTTAGAAGAATATTATGCACTGAGCAAATGCGCCCATGAGGCTGAGGATGAAGCTAACATGAAGGTGACGGCCGCAATGTCTCAAATTGATGTAGCAAAAGCATCCGAATTGAGATCCTTGACCCAATTAGAAGAGGCAAATCGAGAGgtggaagaaagaaaagaagctCTGAAGATTGCCGAGGAGAAAGCTGAAAAGACCACGGAAGGGAAACTGGGTGTGGAACTAGAGTTGAGGAAATGGAGGGCAGAAAACGGGCAAAGGCGGAAAGCAGGTGAGTTGGGTCCAAGCTCCGTGAATAGCCCGAGAAAGAGTATTGAAGAAGGACAAGGAGTGAAGGGCATTAAAAGATTGTCAGATTCTTCCATATATGGGCAGGAAATTAAGATCGAGAGGGTTGTCGATTCTAATTCTCCTCATGTTCCCTTTGGACAAGGTCTTGGATTGAAGAACTTAGCTCAGATAGCTAATCCCACCGGGTCTAGCCAACAGTCAACAACGCCAACATCATTCTCAGACGAGAGTGTAAATAGTCCAAAGGGGACATTTGGGAATAGTACAAAGGGGACATTTGGGCAAAGTAACAcgatgaagaagaagagaaggtcaTTGTTTCCGAGGTTCTTCATGTTCTTGGCTAGAAGAAAATCGTCATCCAAGAATTCATAA